The window ATACATAAAGGCTACTTCGACTAAAGGAATACCCCATTTAAGATAAAAGTAATCCTTAAATTTATCAACAAACTTTTCGTAATCCAAAGGAAAAACTTTTGCCTTCTGATTCCACTCCAAATCAACAATAAAAAAATCTGTTGCTAAAGTATGGGGTTTTTCTGGAAATTTAGCAAACCAAGCACAAGTAGCAATATACTTCTCTTCTTTATTCATTCTTTTTATCAAATTCTCTAAAAATTTAAGGTTAATCATCCAAGTATCAGCGGCAGTGACTAAGCAGTATTTAATCCCTAGTTTCTGACTTTTTTGAGAAATTGCCTTGATACCGGCATCAATCATATTAGCGGCGCCTAGAAAATGGCCCGGGTTGTCCATTTGGATCAATTCATCTTCAAGATATTTTTTGTAGTTATATTTTGGTCCACCATTGTAGCAATGCACCAAATAGGTGCTACCCAAAACCTTGCTTTTGGAATAAAGATTTTTGGAAATTTCTTGATTAATATAGGCGTCCGTTATTTTATTGTGAGTATAAATTAAATGGCCAATCATAATTTATTTTTATTATAGTTTATTCGTATTTCGGATAGCAGCATTTTTTATATTTTTTGTTCGAACCGCAAGGACAGGGGTCATTCCGACCAACTTTCTTTTTCCGGGGAATCGCTTGTTTTGCCTGTTGAGGTTGGGCCGTTAAACCCATATTGTCTTTGGTATCAATATTAGTTTGGATTGGTTGTCTTTGGGGTTGAGGCTGGCCAATCTGAACTCTAAAGATTTGTCTAATCAGATCGTGATCAATTGAATCTAGTAATCTTTCAAAAGAAGTAAAAGCTTCCTTTTTGTATTCCACCAAAGGATCCTTTTGGCCATAACCTCTTAAACCAACGCCCTCCCTTAAATCATCCATGGCATCTAGATGATCAACCCAAAGGCGATCAATCGTTCGCAGATAAACAAACCTCTCAAGCTGGCGCATCATTTCTGAACCAATTTGCTTTTCTCTGGATTCATAAGCATCTTTTGCTAATTTTTTGAGGAGGTCTTTGATTTTTTCTGGGTCTTTAAGATCCTTTAATTGAACTTTTAATTTTCCTTGAGAATTGGTATCAAAAGGCAAAATCTCACAAAAACCGGTAACTATTTGTTCGTATTCAATCTCGACAATGCCTTCAGGAGTATAGAGAGCCACTAAGTTATCCAAATTGCTAATCATTTTCTCCTGAATCTCTTTTTTCAATTCTCCATTACTCTTATCAGCGGCCTTCAGAATCTCTTGTCTTTTCTTGTAAATAATCTCTCTTTGGCGGTTCATGACGTCATCGTATTCAACCACTCTCTTTCGCATATCAAAGTTAAAACCCTCAACTTTTGTTTGAGCCTGTTCAATTGCCTTAGAAACCATAGAGTGCTCAATCGGTTGGTCTTCAGGCAGTTTGAGGGTGGTCATCAAACCGGCAATTCTTTCACCACCAAAAAGCCTCATAATGTCATCCTCTAAAGAAACAAAGAATCTTGAAGAACCAGGATCACCCTGACGGCCGGAACGACCTCGTAATTGATTGTCGATTCTTCTTGACTCATGGCGTTCAGTCCCAATGACATGAAGACCGCCTGATTTAATCACTTGATCATGGGCTTGCTGCCATTCTTCCATAGCCTTCTTGGTTTGTTTTTCGGGTTTCGAACCGCCCAAAACAATATCCACTCCTCGACCGGCCATATTAGTCGCCACCGTGATTGCTTTTGGTCGACCAGCTTCGGTAATAATCTTGGCTTCTCTTTCGTGCTGCTTAGCATTTAAAACATTATGAGTAATACCCTTTTTGTCCAGAAACTTGGAAACAATTTCGTTTTTTTCAATTGAGGTGGTCCCGACTAAAACGGGTTGACCTTTTTGATAACATTCCTCAATTTCTCGAACCACGGCCGCATATTTTGCCCGAACCGTTTTGTAAACAAGATCAGGATTATCTTCTCGAATCATGGGTTTGTTAGTCGGAATAACGATTGTGTCCAGGTTGTAGATTTTGATGAACTCTTCAGCTTCAGTGGCCGCCGTACCGGTCATACCCGCTAATTTTTGGTACATCCGGAAATAATTTTGGAAAGAAATGGTCGCCATCGTCACCGATTCTTGTTGAATTTTGACATTCTCTTTGGCTTCAACCGCTTGATGCAAACCCTCTGACCAGCGGCGACCGTGCATTAATCGTCCCGTAAATTCATCAACAATAATCACCTGATCATCCTTAACCACGTAATCACGGTCACGGAGATAATGGACTCTGGATTTAAGGGCGTTCTCAATATGATGAATCGTATCAAAGTCTTTTTCGTAAAGATTATCAATCCCCAACCGGTTCTCAATTTTCTTAATCCCGTGTTCGGTTAAATTAGCGGTTTTAGTTTTCTCATCAGTCAAGTAATCAGTGTCTGGTGATAAACCATTAATTAACTCCGCGAATTGATAATATTTCTGGGTTGGTTCGGTGTCTGGAGCCGAAATAATCAAAGGCGTCCGAGCTTCATCAACTAAGATTGAATCAACTTCATCAACAATGGCAAAATGATGACCGCGTTGAACCTGGTCTTCGACTCGAAGAGCCATATTATTTCGAAGATAATCAAAACCAAATTCATTATTAGTTCCATAAGTAATATCCGCCTGATAAGCCTCTCGACGACTGATCGGCTTTAAATGTCTTAATCTTTCTTCTTGTTGTTGTTTTTCGGTGTATTGAGGATCTAAAAGAAAGGCTTGGTCATGAATAATACAACCCAAAGAAAGACCGGCGAATTGAAGAGCCTGACCGTACCAACCCGTGTCTCGACGGGCTAAGTAGTCATTAACGGTGACAATGTGAACCCCTCTCTCGGTTAGACCGTTAAGATAAGCCGCAATTGTAGATGATAAGGTTTTACCTTCTCCGGTTCGCTGTTCCGCAATCCGACCCTGATGAAGAGTAATGGCGGCCATTAACTGAACATCAAAAGCCCGCTCACCAACAGTTCGTCTAATCGCTTCCCGAGCCAAAGCAAAAGCCTCGGGGAGTAAATCATCAGCGGTTTCACCATCAGCCAATCTTTTCTTAAAAGCCGCGGTCATGCCTGAAAATTCATCATCCTTGAGCTTTTTCATTTTTGGCTCAAGCTCATTAATCTTCCCGACCATCGGTGTTAGTTTCCTAAGCTGCTTCTCGTTAGAATCAAGGAGGTGGTCAAAAAATTTAATCATTTTTACTTTGATTATTATAACTCAAATGAAGCTCAGCTTCTAGCGATGAAGAAGAGATTAGTCGGGGTTTTGATGGTTTCAACTTGAGAAAAATGTCGATCTAATTTTTCCTCAAACCCAGTTAAATCCTCACCTGGCAAACGAAGTCGATTAAAAACAACCAAGGCTTTTTTAGAAAGAATTTTTTTAAGACTCTCTAAAAACTTATCAGTCTCCGCTTGTTGGGAAAACTTAGAACCTAAATAAAAATCAACTAAAACCAAATCAAACTTTTTACCTTGGTACTTAGCTAACCATTGAAAAGCATCTTTGTTAATGATTTCTAAATTTTCAACCCTATCTAAGCCAAAAAACTGCTTACCAATCTTAATAATCTCTGGATCAATTTCAATCCCTAGAATTTTTGCTTCTGGCCAAGGTGATTTAATTAATTGAACTACGGTGCCTCCGCCTAAACCTAGAATTAAACAGTTTTCGACGTTTAATTCTTTCTCTAATTTTTTAAATGGCTTTTTCCAAATTCCTTTAATTATTCCCCCTGACTGAATCAGACCCTGAACATGAAGGGTATAGCGCCCAAAATGTTCTTTGACAATAATCTCACCGCTTATCTTTGATTTTGTTTTAAAAATTGTTCGCGGAATAAAGGAAAAAGACATCATTTACCGATAACCCTTTGCTTGAAGTTCAAAGAGTTGGGCATATCTCCCACCTAATTTTATTAACTCATCGTGATTCCCGCTTTCTATTATCTTTCCATTATCTATCACGTAGATCTTATCCGCTCTTCTGACAGTTGAGAATCGATGAGAAATGAGAAAAAGAATTTTCTCTTTCGAGTAATTAATAATCTCTTCAAAAATCTCTTCTTCTGCCTTTGGATCGACATGAGAAGTTGGCTCATCCAAAATAACTACTCGGGCATCTTTCAAAAAGATTCTGGCTAAACCAATCCGTTGCCATTGCCCCATAGATGGTCGGATTCCTTTTTCAAACTGAGGATCTAGAGGATTTTGATATTTCAATCTCAAAGATTCAATGTAGTCATCAATTTTTGCTCTTTTGGCTGCCTTTTTAATCAAATTACTTTTATTAATCTTAGTAATATCGCCATAACCAATACTCTCTTTGGCTGAAAAAGGATAAACTTCAAAATCCTGAAAAAGAACTGACAAATTTTTCCAAAAATCTTCAACCGAATACTTTTCAAGTTCAACTCCATTTAAAAGTATTTTTCCTTTCTGAGGATCATAAAAGCGGCAAATAAGTTTAACTATCGTCGACTTGCCTGCCCCATTTTCTCCAACAATCGCCACGTTTTCTTGAGGATTAATTCCCAAATTAACATTTTTTAAAACCCAAGGGCTATTATTGCTGTAGCGAAACCAAACATTCCTAAATTCAATCCCCTGGCTAATTTCTCGAGGAAATTTTTTTCCTTTCCTGTCCAACGCCAATTTTGGCTTAAGAGAGAGTAGCCAAACAAGATCAGTAACGTACAAATAATTTTCATAAAGTTCAAAAAAGTTCTTTACCAACCCAGTAAGATTTTGTCGAAAAGTATTAATTGCCCGAAGAATCATTTCGGCTGAACCCACAGTTAACTTCTTGGCAAAAACAAAAAAGGCGACGTAGATACTAAAAATCAAAAGAAATATATTTTGAGGAATTGAGGCAGTAATCTTCCAAAAGGTCTTTCTTTTCTCAAGATTAAGTCTGCCAGAAAAAATTTGATTATAAATTTTCATCATTCTTTTAGAAAAAGGCCTGGCTAATTTTAGAAGTTTAATTTCAAGAATATTTCTTGGTACTAAAAGATAATGTTCAAGCCAGGAACTAATACGATAGAGTGGCATTATCTTATTTCTAAATCGATAATCCTCTTTAACAAACTTGGCATCAATCCAAAAAACAGGCACTGAAAGAAAAAGAATGATTAAAGTTACCAATGGATTAAAAGAAAAAATAATTACGATAGTTGAAAGAAGTCCCGCTAAAACCATCGGTGTACTCGCAATTGGCCAAATCATTCCCCAGGCCCGTGTCGAGCTTTCTCGTCTAATCTTCGAGATTTTGTCTTGAAATTCGGGATCATCAATTAAAGAAACATCAAGCTCAACGTGTTTTTTGGCAATCAGAGAAAGTAAATAAACTGATAAAATTTCCGACATCATTCTTCGGAGGAACTCTCCTGTTCTGTAGAAAATATCCTGGCCAATTCCTACAATAAATCTCAAAAACAAAATTAGAATTACTATTTTGCCTGATGTTCCCCAAAAATCGGTACCAATACTATTGATTAGGCCATCAATGAAAGCCTTTTCTAATCTCAAAGTTGGATAAGTCAAAATACCAACAACAGTATTGGTAAGAAGGGTTAATAACAGAAGTCTAGGACTGATTTGCCAAGATAATTTTATAACCTGAGAAAAAACAAAAAAAACTTGACCAAGACGACTCTCTTGAAGTTTAGGTAAAGAAACTCTTCTCATTTATTTTTAGGAGAAATTTTCTTAAAGCCAGTATATTTCTGAAGAACCTTAGGAATTATTACTGAACCATCTCTTTGCTGATAGTTTTCGAGAATCGCTAAAATCATTCTGCCAATCGCAAAAGCGGTCCCATTAAGAGTGTGAACAAAGTCTGTTTTACTTCCTTCTCGATATCTAATATTCAATCTTTTGGCTTGGTAGTCGGTACAAGTCGAAGTTGAGTGGGTTTCTCGATATCTTTTCTCGGCCGGAAACCAACAGTTAACATCATACTTTCTCACTTGGGGATGAGCCAAATCACCAGCGCACATTTTGGTAATTTGGTAAGGAATTTCTAAAGCCCGAACCAGTTTTTCTTCTAAAGATAATAAATAATCATTTTCTTTTTTGTCGCCATCTTTTTGGGGTTTAATAAAAGAAAACATCTCCATTTTGTCAAATTGATGAACCCGAAAAATGCCTTTGGTATCCTTTCCATAAGTGCCGGCCTCTCTTCGCAAACAAGTCGAAAAACCAAGATAACGAAGAGGGAGATTTTTAGCCTCAAGAATTTCATTGGCATGGATTGGTCCGAGTGACTGTTCGGCCGTACCAATCAGATAAAGTTTGTCTTCTTTAAGATGATAGGTTTGATCTTCACCCCCATGCTCCAGATAACCCATTCCTTTCATCATTTCGTCCTTAATCATGATTGGCGGAACAACAGGAATAAAACCTTCCTTAACTAAAACTTCTAAGGCCAATTGAACCAAAGCAAATTCTAGTTGAACCGCTTCATTCTTCAAATAACCAAACCTTGTGCCGGAAACCTTACTGGCGGTTTTAATGTCAATCAGATCTAATTGTCCACCTAATTGCTGATAGTCTTTGGGTTTAAAACTAAATTTCTTTAGCTTTCCCCATTTTCTGACTTCAACATTTTCTGACTCGTCCTTACCTTCAGGAACATCATCGGCCGGCAGATTAGGAATTTCCATGAGAAGATTCTTAAATTCTTCTTCAACCGCCCGAAGATCAGGTTCTAACCTTCGGAGCATCTCCTTAATTCTCTTGCCTTTTTCTTTTTCACTCTTTTTCAACTTATTTCTGGCTTGGCGCCACTTGTCGACTTCGGCCATTAATTGCCTTCGGGTTTCATCTACCTTTAAAACCCGATCAATAATTTTCGCGTCATAGCCTTTTTTCTTGATTCCTTGTTTAACTTTTTCTGGATTTTCTTTAATGAAATTAATATCTAGCATTTTAGAGTCCTAAGTCTTGGTTAATCCCTTGCATCGCTCCTAAAGCAATTTTAACAAATTCTTCTAAGGAAATGTTGAGTTTTTCCTGACACAGCTTGATTTGTTCTCGGTCAACGGCCGCCGCAAAAGATTTGTCTTTCATCTTTTTTAAAACTGATTCCGGTTTGACGCTAGTAATTTTTTTATCCGGCATCATCAAAGTCGTAGCCACAATCAAACCGGTTAATTCATCACAACAATAAAGAGCCCATTCCATTTTAGTCTGGGGTTTATTCTTGCCGGTCATCTCGGCATTATGAGACAAAATCGCCTGCAGGATTTCTTCATCAGTTTCACCGGCCTCTTGAAGCCATTGAAACATTAAAAGAGTGTGTTCTTTTGGTTGGTCCTTGGTTTTTTCGTAATCACCATCATGAAGGAGACCAACCAAACCCCATTTTTCTTGATCGCCATCAAGTTTTTTGGCTAAGGCCCTCATAACCGCTTCAACGGCATAGCAATGACGCCGCAGATTTTGATTCTCCATGTTTTGCTGAAGAATTTTTAGGGCGGCTTCTCTAATTATCATTGTTTCTTTCTTTCTGGACGAAGGGTGGGAAATAAAATGACGTCACGAATATTTTGATTATTAGTCATCAACATCACCATCCGGTCAATTCCTAAACCCAAACCGCCGGTCGGTGGCATCCCATACTCCATGGCCTCAATATAGGGTTGGTCCATGGGATGGGCTTCTTTGTCTCCAGATTTAGCCGCTTTAACCTGTTCTTCAAAAAACTCTTTTTGGATTAAGGGATTATTCAATTCACTGTAAGCATTGCCTAACTCGAAACCGGCGGTGTAAGGTTCAAATCTCTCAATGATAGTTGGCTCATCTTCTTTTTGCTTACTCAGAGCTGAAGTTTCCCTGGGAAAATCATAAACAAAAGTGGGCTGGATGAGATAAGGTTCCACTAATTCAAAAAGAGTAGCAATCGCCACCCCGCGATTAAAACCAGCTGCTACACCGCTTAGAGTTGGTTTTTCTTCTACTTCCAGATTATGCTTTTCTAGTAATTTTTTTATCTCTTGATCAGACAGTTTGTCGACATCAATCTTGGCATATTCTTTTAAGCCTTCTTTCATTGTCATTCTTTTCCAGGGCGTTTTAAAATCGATGAGGTTCTCACCAAATTTGACTTTAGTGGTCCCCAAAACTTTGCGGGCCACAAAAGCATAAAGCTCTTCTGTTAATTTCATGATGTCATGGTAATCAGCATAGGCCCAATAACATTCCATTTGGGTAAACTCGGGATTATGGATCCGGTCAATGCCTTCGTTTCTAAAATCCTTATCAATTTCATAAACTTTTTCAAAACCGCTAACAATCAAGCGCTTGAGATAAAGCTCATCTGAAATCTTCAGATAAAAATCATGATCTAGAGTATGATGACGAGTTTTAAAGGGTCGAGCCGTAGCTCCACCATAAATCGGTTGAAGGGTTGGGGTCTCGACCTCAACAAAACCTTCTTTGTCTAAAAATTCTCTGACCGCCGTCGTAATCTTGGCCCTCATCTCAAAAGTTTTCTTGACCTGAGGATTCATGATTAAATCCAGATACCTTTTTCGATATCTTTCCTCAACATCTTTTAAACCATGCCATTTTGAAGGTAACGAACGAATTGATTTGGTTAATAAATGAAAATCCTCTACAGCAACAGAAGTTTCGCCAGCATCAGTCTTAAAAACCTTTCCTTGAACATCAATAAAATCACCAATATCTAAAAGACTTAAAAGTTCTGCTTTTTTCCCTTTTATCTTTTCTGATTTAAAAACTAATTGGATTTTGGCTGATTCATCTTGAAGATCAAAAAACTGAATACCACCATGACCCCGAACAGACATCACTCTCCCGGCCACGGCTACTTTTTTGCTCATCATCTTTAAAGACTGGGCAACTGTTTGTTCTCTTTGACAACGAGCCGGATAAGGGTTGATTCCTAATTTTTTAATTGCTTCTAATTTTTGGAGACGAATTTTTCTTAATTCTTCAAGAGGTTTAGCCATCTTGGCTTAGAGTGTATCATAAAAGAAGATGAGGCTCAATTAATTCCTTTGATCGTGTAAATAATCTTTCCAGCCGGAGCTTCAACTTCTATCTTGTCGCCGACTTGTCTACCTAGGAGTGACTGACCTAGAGGTGACTTATGAGAGATTCTCATTGAAGCCGGATCAGCTTCCCATTCACCCACTAGATGAAAAGATTGATTCTTGCCATTAAACTCAACGGTTACCTTACAACCCAAATTAACTTTATCTGACCCTCCGTCTTTTTGATTAATAATTTGGGCATTATTAATTACCTCTCCCAGCTCACTGATTTTTCCATCAATAAAAGCCAGGTTCTGTTTGGCCTGAATATGTTCATTATCTTCAGTCAGATCACCAATCGTTCTGGTCTCGGCCACTCTTTGAACCGCTTCCAGTCTCTTGGTATTAACCAATTCACCGTATTCTTTTTTAATTCCCTCTAGACCTTCTTTGGTGATGGGAATTTTATTTTGATTATTGTCCATATAATTCAGAAACTTCCTTATTTTTAATTAATTTAGGGCACCGGCAGTTGGAGATTCAACGTCTCTGATAATAAAGTATTTTAGCATTATCTGTCAACAGGCCTATAGAGAAGAGATGAGGCAATTTCGGTGACCCCATGGGGATTTGAACCCCAGTTTCCAGGATGAGAACCTGATGTCCTAGGCCACTAGACGATGGGGCCAGACAAACCTAATTTTAGCTTAAAATAAGAAGAAAAACAAGAAATTCAAAACAACAAAAAACCCACCTTTTCGGTGAGTTCTTTGTTAGTAAGGAAACGCAACGTCTGAATGAGAAATAAGATAGATGGGGAGAGACTCCGGAGAGTCTCTCCTTCCGACGAAAGTATCACACAGCACTACAAAGTGAGGAGGTATTCTTTTTTTTCTAGATCGTCTTAGGTGAAAATCTCCTCCTTTCTCACTGCGAAAGATCTTCCGGAAACAACCAGTCCTACTTCACTCGTCCGTTGCCAGGGCCAGGCGCCGCCTATGGCTCGTTGTGCGGCGTGTGCCCGGGGACGGAGGCGTCCACGTCCACGATGCTGCGGCTTGATGTTACAGCAATCAACGTCGTCACGACACAGGGAGATCCACGACACATACTCATCTTGCTTCTCCTACCTCTTCTCTGTTCTGTGCCAGTGAGAGATCTGACAAAAAATACCCTTTCTTCCTCCTTTCTTCTCTCATTAATAGCGAACGGCAAGCTGGATACAACCTTGATTATACCCAATCTGCCACTCACTATTCTTTTGAGAAAGAAAGTTAGAACGTCACGTTTCCTTTTTTAAAGTACTGCCTTTTATCTTTTTTTTCTGCTTTTTTAGAAAAAGGATTATAGGCTGTTTCTAGTATAAAATATTTGTTTCTGTTTGTCAAGAAATTTCAAGAAGCAAGAGAAACCGTTCGAGAAGGGATGTTTCTGGTAATTTTTTTAGGTCTTTTTCTGGTTGTTTTGGTCTTTAAAACAATTCCCAAAACCTCATCCATATGTTCAGCAAATTTAAACTTAATATCTTTCTTGACTTTAGTAGGAATTTCTTCTAAATCCTTTTTATTGTCTTTGGGAAGAACGACTGTCTTTAAACCAGCTCGATGAGCGGCAATGACTTTTTCTTTAATACCGCCGACTTCTAAAACCCGACCTCTTAAAGTAATCTCACCGGTCATCCCTACATCTCGCCTTACCGGAATCTTAGTAAAGGCGGAAACTAAGGCCGCCGTAATCGCCACCCCGGCTGAAGGTCCATCTTTAGGCACCGCCCCTTCGGGAATATGAACATGGGTATCAATTTCTTTGTAAAAATCTTCTCTTAACTGCAAAGGCTGCCAGCGACTCCTGACATAAGAAAGAGCGGCCTTACCAGATTCTTTCATTACCTTGCCTAGTTTTCCAGTCAAGAGCAATCTGCCTTTACCCGGCATCAGGGCCACTTCAATTAAAATAATATCGCCGCCTGCTTGGGTATAAGCCAAACCAGTGGCCATTCCAATTTGATCTTCTTTTTCAATCATTGTTTCTGAATATTTTCTGGGTCCAAGATGTTTGACTACATCCGCTTTAATGACTGTTCCTTTAACTCTTTTCTTTTCCGCTTCTTTGCGAGCAATTTTCCGGCAAATGGTGGCCAGGTTTCGCTCTAATTCTCGGACACCCGCTTCCCGAGTATAACGATTAATCACTTCACTAAGGGCGCTATCAGCAAGCTTGATTTTCTTTTTATCCAGACCATTAGCTCTTAATTGTTTTTGCCAAAGGAATTTTTTGGCAATATTGAATTTTTCCTCTTCGGTATAACCTGGAAAGCGAATAATTTCCATTCTGTCTCTAAGAGCTGGTGGAATCGTGTCTAAAATATTACCGGTAGTAATAAACATTACTTTGGAAAGATCAAAGGGCACTTCCAAATAATTGTCCGAGAATTCATAGTTCTGCTCTGGATCAAGAGCTTCTAACAAAGCGGCTGAAGGATCGCCCCGAAAGTCAATCCCGACTTTATCAATTTCATCTAACATGAAGACAGGATTATTGGTGCTCGCGTTCTTAATACCTTGAATAATCCGTCCGGGCATGGCCCCAACATAAGTCCGGCGATGACCCCGAATTTCGGCCTCATCCCGAGTCCCACCCAAAGACATTCGAACAAACTTTCTTCCTAAGGATCGAGCAATTGATCTACCGATTGAAGTTTTGCCGACTCCAGGTGGCCCAATGAAACAAAGAATCGTTGGTCCCCCAATCTCTTCTTCCTTTTTTCTGCCTTTTTTGGGATGTTTTTTATTCTTTTCCTTTAACTTCATCACCGCCAAATATTCGACTACCCTCTCTTTAGCTTTTTTCAAACCATAATGATCTTCTTCCAAAACTTTAGCCGCTTTGGTAATCGAGTGTTTATTAGGCGAAGATTTGGCCCAAGGCATTTCCGTTAACCAATCGAGATAAGTTCGGATATAGCCAACCTCTGGGTGATTAGGATTAAGTTTGCTTAAACGCTTCAGTTCTTGCTTGGCTTTTTCTTTGACCTCTTTAGGCATTTTCGCTTTTTTAATTTTCACTTCGTATTCCTTCATCTCCGTGTCTTCTTCACTAATCTCACCTAATTCTTCTTCAATCGTTTTCTTCCTTTCCCTTAAAATCGCTTCCCGCATGGTTTTGTCAAACTTTTTCTGGGTTTTGGAAGCAATGGCTTTTTCCAAATCTAAAACTTTAATTTCGTGAGAAAGATATTCAGTCACCTTTTCCAAACGAAGCCGGACATCCGTCAACTCCAAAAGTTTTTGCTTTTTATCAGTTTCCAGATCAAGAACATAGGCCACTTGATCCGCCAATTCAGCCGGATTAACCCCGCTCATTAAGCGAATAATTACCCGGGCATCAACGGACTTACCCAGATTAATAGCTCTTTGAAAATCATTAAGAAGATTTTTATAGAGGGCTTTAACTTCACTAGAATCCTCCGCAATATCATTAACTTCAGAAACACTCCCAATCAAAAAAGGTTCTTTAGTTTGCAAAGACTCTAAACGTACCTTAACCAAGCCTCGGATTAAAGCATGCTTTAGTTTCTTGTCTTCAAGAACGTCTTCAATCCTAGCCACGGTCCCGATGCGATAAAGATCATCAATATCGGGATCATGGACTCGGGAATCTTTTTGAGTAAAAAGACAAATCAAGCGATTACTCTTAAAAGCGGCTTTGATCGCCGCTAATGATTTGGACCGGCCAAAAGTTAAAGTCATTTCGGCATGAGGAAAAATGACGCCTTGGCGAATGGCCACAACTGGAATAATTTTTTCTTGATTGTTATTAAATAAAACCGTCATCTTTAAAATTTACCTTTATCTTTAGCAATCTAACAAAAGGTCTGCTAAATGTCAACCCCTAAATTCTATTGGTGAATGACAACCTTGGTTCCGGGGTTGCCTTTAGAAGGATAAACCACATTCACCCCCTGGGGAACTGAAGGTGAAGTCCAATAAAAGAGTTTTTCGGCATCAGGCGTCGCCATGTTAACACAACCATGACTCATCGGATGACCAAAATTATTGTGCCAATAAGTTCCGTGGAGACCAAAACCCTTGTAGAAGTATTGAGTATAAGGGACATTCGGCAGGTAATAATAAGTGCCGGTTCCCCTAACGCCTCCAGACATCTTGGTGTATCTCAACTTAATCCAAACCCTAAATTCACCAGTGGGTGTTGGCGCCCATTTACCAGTGGAAACCAAAAACTCATAAACAATCTTATCACCTTCATGGGCATAAAGTTTTTGATCAGAAAGATCAATCTCAATCCAACGATAATCATCCGTCGCCCCTAAAACCACTCCTTCTTGTTGTTTTAAAGCTTCGGGATTAGGAATTAACTTAGCCATTTTAGTTTCCACTGGCTGACCATTAAAAATAGCAACCTCATCTATTTCTTCATATTCACCGTTTGCCTCAGCCGAAGGCAAGCCACAACCACAAGATCGTTCAAGAATAAATTGTCTTGCCGAAAAAAACAGAACTCCCCCAGCAATAACAGCCGCAATCGGAAGACCAAACAAAAACAGTTTATTAATTTTAGAAATTTTTAATAAAAGCTTCATCAAAAAAATAGTAACA of the Patescibacteria group bacterium genome contains:
- the lon gene encoding endopeptidase La, with protein sequence MTVLFNNNQEKIIPVVAIRQGVIFPHAEMTLTFGRSKSLAAIKAAFKSNRLICLFTQKDSRVHDPDIDDLYRIGTVARIEDVLEDKKLKHALIRGLVKVRLESLQTKEPFLIGSVSEVNDIAEDSSEVKALYKNLLNDFQRAINLGKSVDARVIIRLMSGVNPAELADQVAYVLDLETDKKQKLLELTDVRLRLEKVTEYLSHEIKVLDLEKAIASKTQKKFDKTMREAILRERKKTIEEELGEISEEDTEMKEYEVKIKKAKMPKEVKEKAKQELKRLSKLNPNHPEVGYIRTYLDWLTEMPWAKSSPNKHSITKAAKVLEEDHYGLKKAKERVVEYLAVMKLKEKNKKHPKKGRKKEEEIGGPTILCFIGPPGVGKTSIGRSIARSLGRKFVRMSLGGTRDEAEIRGHRRTYVGAMPGRIIQGIKNASTNNPVFMLDEIDKVGIDFRGDPSAALLEALDPEQNYEFSDNYLEVPFDLSKVMFITTGNILDTIPPALRDRMEIIRFPGYTEEEKFNIAKKFLWQKQLRANGLDKKKIKLADSALSEVINRYTREAGVRELERNLATICRKIARKEAEKKRVKGTVIKADVVKHLGPRKYSETMIEKEDQIGMATGLAYTQAGGDIILIEVALMPGKGRLLLTGKLGKVMKESGKAALSYVRSRWQPLQLREDFYKEIDTHVHIPEGAVPKDGPSAGVAITAALVSAFTKIPVRRDVGMTGEITLRGRVLEVGGIKEKVIAAHRAGLKTVVLPKDNKKDLEEIPTKVKKDIKFKFAEHMDEVLGIVLKTKTTRKRPKKITRNIPSRTVSLAS
- the greA gene encoding transcription elongation factor GreA, with product MDNNQNKIPITKEGLEGIKKEYGELVNTKRLEAVQRVAETRTIGDLTEDNEHIQAKQNLAFIDGKISELGEVINNAQIINQKDGGSDKVNLGCKVTVEFNGKNQSFHLVGEWEADPASMRISHKSPLGQSLLGRQVGDKIEVEAPAGKIIYTIKGIN
- a CDS encoding HDIG domain-containing protein, coding for MIIREAALKILQQNMENQNLRRHCYAVEAVMRALAKKLDGDQEKWGLVGLLHDGDYEKTKDQPKEHTLLMFQWLQEAGETDEEILQAILSHNAEMTGKNKPQTKMEWALYCCDELTGLIVATTLMMPDKKITSVKPESVLKKMKDKSFAAAVDREQIKLCQEKLNISLEEFVKIALGAMQGINQDLGL
- the lysS gene encoding lysine--tRNA ligase, which encodes MAKPLEELRKIRLQKLEAIKKLGINPYPARCQREQTVAQSLKMMSKKVAVAGRVMSVRGHGGIQFFDLQDESAKIQLVFKSEKIKGKKAELLSLLDIGDFIDVQGKVFKTDAGETSVAVEDFHLLTKSIRSLPSKWHGLKDVEERYRKRYLDLIMNPQVKKTFEMRAKITTAVREFLDKEGFVEVETPTLQPIYGGATARPFKTRHHTLDHDFYLKISDELYLKRLIVSGFEKVYEIDKDFRNEGIDRIHNPEFTQMECYWAYADYHDIMKLTEELYAFVARKVLGTTKVKFGENLIDFKTPWKRMTMKEGLKEYAKIDVDKLSDQEIKKLLEKHNLEVEEKPTLSGVAAGFNRGVAIATLFELVEPYLIQPTFVYDFPRETSALSKQKEDEPTIIERFEPYTAGFELGNAYSELNNPLIQKEFFEEQVKAAKSGDKEAHPMDQPYIEAMEYGMPPTGGLGLGIDRMVMLMTNNQNIRDVILFPTLRPERKKQ
- a CDS encoding L,D-transpeptidase — its product is MKLLLKISKINKLFLFGLPIAAVIAGGVLFFSARQFILERSCGCGLPSAEANGEYEEIDEVAIFNGQPVETKMAKLIPNPEALKQQEGVVLGATDDYRWIEIDLSDQKLYAHEGDKIVYEFLVSTGKWAPTPTGEFRVWIKLRYTKMSGGVRGTGTYYYLPNVPYTQYFYKGFGLHGTYWHNNFGHPMSHGCVNMATPDAEKLFYWTSPSVPQGVNVVYPSKGNPGTKVVIHQ